One region of Candidatus Polarisedimenticolaceae bacterium genomic DNA includes:
- a CDS encoding D-sedoheptulose 7-phosphate isomerase, whose translation MRARITAALDEHRRTAEAMATALAADIETVASAIIASYRRGGKLLVMGNGGSAADAQHFAAELVGRYRRERRALPALALTVDPSAVTSIANDYGYDEVFARQVRAHARAGDVAVGISTSGNSENVCRGLQAARAAGAVTVVLGGGEGGRMRALADHAILAPTESTPRIQECHIAIIHVLCDLVEEELAHDA comes from the coding sequence ATGCGGGCGAGGATCACGGCGGCCCTGGACGAGCATCGCCGCACGGCCGAAGCGATGGCCACGGCGCTCGCGGCGGACATCGAGACCGTTGCCTCGGCGATCATCGCGTCCTACCGCCGCGGCGGAAAGCTGCTCGTCATGGGCAACGGTGGGAGCGCGGCCGACGCGCAGCACTTCGCCGCGGAGCTCGTCGGACGCTACCGCCGCGAGCGGCGCGCGCTTCCCGCGCTCGCGCTGACCGTCGATCCGTCGGCCGTCACGTCGATCGCGAACGACTACGGCTACGACGAGGTCTTCGCCCGGCAGGTGCGGGCCCACGCGCGCGCCGGCGACGTCGCCGTCGGCATCTCCACGAGCGGCAACTCCGAGAACGTCTGCCGCGGCCTGCAAGCAGCCCGCGCGGCCGGTGCGGTGACCGTGGTCCTCGGCGGCGGCGAGGGCGGGCGGATGCGGGCGCTCGCCGACCACGCGATCCTGGCGCCGACCGAATCGACGCCGCGCATCCAGGAATGCCACATCGCGATCATCCACGTCCTCTGCGACCTCGTGGAAGAGGAGCTCGCGCATGACGCCTGA